TGGGGCCAAAGCTCAGCTCTTCCACTGTAGCCCAGGAAGCCCCCGGCCAGGCCGTCACTGTGCCAGGTTCCCAGATGGGCAGGCCCTGAGGGCTGCAGGCTGCTTTGCTCCTGGCCTGAGCCCACTCACCCAGGTTCTCCGGGGTAAGAAAGGAGAGTGGGAGCAGCCGCGAGCTCCAGGCATCCAGGAGCTGATAGATGAATCCGTCTACAGCGTCCTGTCTGGGTGGCCCCAGCCTGTGCACCCATCCCTCCAGAGTCAACCCCCCCTAATCTGGGCACATCCCGGCCACCAGGCCTCACATTTACACAGCACTTCTGTGCAGGGCACACTCACCTCCCTGGTGCAGCATGCAGGTCGGCAGGGCAAGGGGGTGTCCCTGCCTTCCTGCCCAGAGACCGCGAGAAGCCATGGCTAGAGCGGGAAGAACGACAGCTTTGAAGGCTTCAGAGAACCTCTTTTTATTCCTGTTTGACACTCTGGTTCTCTCCGCTCCGTTCAGAAAGGGTACAGCAGTGTCAGGGCACAACGCGGGCAGTATCTGCTCCCCACCAGCCCCGGGGACCGTGACCAACAGCTGAGGCGCTGAGCCAGCCAGCGTCCCTCAGGACAGACGtcgtgagacacacacacacacacacacacacacacacctgcagtAAAATAAGGACTCTCTCTCGTACCCAGAAGGGGGCATTCTCAGGCACTGAGGCAGGAGAGGGGGCTAAGCGGCCGTCCTTCCCCTCTGCATTGCtcgcggggagggggcgggggtgcCTCTCTAATCCCGCGCCAGCCTGCTTCCCACCTGCACGCCTCACAAGAGGACAGCGTCGGCACCCACACACACCGCCTCAGTCCCCTCGGAGAAGCAAGATGCGGCCGGAGGGGCGACATGCAGCCCCTTGTTTATGCTGGGGCTGGGACCCTCCTCAGGTCTGTGCTATAGACACACAGGATTGTCGTCTGAAAGGAGCTGGACGGGAACTGCTACTTGATGGCAAACACGGGGCAggagctgaggcccagggagTGTCCATCTCGGCTTCTCCAAGCTGACCACAACTCTCAGGTGCAAGTCTTAAGGGGGCTGATCCCAGCGTGGGGGCCCGAGGGCAGTTTAAGGGGCTCGGGTCTCACCTCCGCCTCTGAGTCTCTCTGCCTGCCAGGCTGAGGTCGGCAGCCCCTGCTCCATCGCTCTCGCCCTTGGAAGGGGCTGCCTCCATGGCCTCCCCCAGACCCCACCTGGCTGAGCGCCTCTGCCCAGGACCTGGGCCCCCCCACCCCGAGGTTGGCTGTGGCACCCCACAAGCGAGATCGGGCTGAGGGGTGGGTCGAAGGTTCCCATCAGAAGACCAGTCTGTTAAAGTCACCACCGCTGCCACCTGCAGGGCCGCAGCCCCCAGGAGGGCCTTTGTCCTCGTCTTTGTCGTCGTCAAAGCCCCTCCGCCAGTGTGGGGACGCGGGGAGCGCGGAGATGTAGGCCGCCCTGCTCCGcgcctccttctcctgctcctggAAACACAGATGGGGATGGAGCAGGAGGCTTCAAACGTAGGCTCTGAAGCCACAGTGCCCCCTTCACCACCCACCCCGCCTCCCGCGGCCACCCAGCCCTTCGGAGCTTCACCCCTGGGGAGGGCCCCAGAGCCGGGCACAGAGGAGAGCCCCAGCTTCCCCCCAAGGGCACTCCTGCTCAGCCGGAGGATGGGAGGGCCGGACCCACAGCCATCCTGTATCTAGGCTTTGAAAccattcctcctcccctcccagtATAAGCTCCCAGCACCCTGGAGAAAAGGAACTCACTCCCACTGACTAGACTGAACTCCCAGCACCTCACTTCTACTGAGGTGAACTTCCACTACTAGACTGAACAGCGGACAGGGGCCTCAGGTGGCACCTGGAGGAGACAGTCTAGAGACTTCAAAGGTCACCTCCTGCCCCACCAGGACCTCTCTGCAGGCTTCTTTCCTGTCGAGGCAGGAGGGACAGACTCTGCCGAGGAGAAAGCTCTCCCTCCTGCCGCGCTGGGGCCTGCCCTGGAGACCCCTCACCACTGGCCCCAGACCCACCTCCCCCTGAAGGACTCGGCGGAAATGGAAAAGCAGACCCAGTGTCCCCACGCAGGTGCTGCAGGCCAGGGTCCAGGTGTGACCACCCCAGCTGTTTACGGCAGCATGCCTCACGCTGCTCAGAGCCCTGGCTGTTTCATTGCTAAGTGATGCCACCCTAGACTCTTTGGAGTTGGCACAGTGAGACGGCAACCCTCCCAAAGGCCTTTCCCACCCACTCGTATCCACTACTCATGGAGCCCCTCCTCCAGCACACGACAGCTTGATAAAGAAACGGTCCTTCCTAATATgtgttgaaaagaccctgatgccgggaaagattgaaggcaggaggagaaggggacgacagaggatgagatggctggatggcatcactgactcgatggacatgagtctgagtgaactccgggagttggtgacggacagggaggcctggcgtgctgtgggttcatggggtcacaaagagtcagacatgactgagcgactgaactgaactgaatgtgtgtcCCTCTAAAGCAGGAGGTCTGTCTGgcgcactgatttttttttccccagcactGAGTGAGGTGAGTGgatcaaaggaaaaaggaaaagactctgagagaGGAGCAGCAACTTAATCCGAGCCAGTGGGCTGCTGGAAGCCCGTGGGGGTCTGCTCACCTGCAGAAAAAGAATGTTGTCTTTGGAAATGGCTTCCATCAAGTCCTTGTGGAGGGTGGGCTCTGCCCGGGTGCGGGGTGAGCCAGGCTCGGCCTCGGACCCCTCCTCGGGTCGCTGCCGGTAGAAGAGCACGTAGGCCGTGTCCTTGGGGAAGAAGGAGGTGACGTTGCTGACAGACTCGAAGGAGGAGAAGGACACCCGGGTGTCGTTGAACAGGTACCACTGGTTGTCGGGCTCCGGCCGCTCGGCGGCTCccagggccggggcggggcgggcggcgcCCTCGCGGGCGTAGCAGTAGTAGTGGCCGCTCTCGGAGGACAGCCCCGAGTGCACCACCACGCTGCACAGGTCGTAGGCCTGGCCCCGGCCCCCGGCCAGCGGCAGGCGCAGCAGCAGGGGCACAGACACGTCGTCCAGGATCTTGCGGCGCCGCATGGTGCGCAGGTCGAAGGAGAAGCGCAGCAGCGTCAGGATGAGGTAGCGCGGGCCCTGGCTCAGCTCCACCACCTTCTCGGCATCCTGCAGGGACGCGCACGACTCGCAGTGGTAGCGGTTCTCCGACGTCAGCCTCTCGGGCGACAGGAAGTAGTTGACCAGGTCCAGGACCGAGCGGGAGCCGTCCCCGGAGGCGGCCGCAGCACTCTGGAGGGTCCCTGGGCCCGGGCCGGCAGCCGCCTCCTCCCCATCAGCcgccgcctccttctcctcctgggcctccttctctttctcctccaccttctcttcctcctccaccttctccttcactttcttcttcacctcctcctccttgtcctgggccgccctctcctcctccatctccttttccttctcctcctccaccttctccttctcctcctccaccttctccttctcctcctgggctgccctctcctcctcctcctccaccttctccttcactttctcctcctccttcaccttctcctcctccaccttctcctccacctccgccttcaccttctcctcctcctcctcctcctcctcctctcccgccgcctcctcctcctctgtgctctcccctctctccaccttctcctcctgcccgctcTGCCCCCCGAGGCCATGGGGGCCCAGGCCTTCCATGTCCAGGATGGTGGGGGGGACGCCCCCCGTGATGCAGTGCTTCCTCTGCCTCCGAGGCCCGGCGCTGCCTGGCTCCTGGGCGCCAGCGTCCTCCGCGGGGAGCATCACTGAGcccaggcggcggcggcggtggtggtgatggtggtggtggcggcggcAGCGCTCGGGCGGGGGGAAGGCGAGTGAGAGGTCCGTGAAGGCCTCCTCCCTGGAGGAGACGTTGAGGCAGCGGAGGCAGCATATCCGAGTCACGATCTTGCCCCCGAACATCTTCTCCACGGAGGTGGCGCTCGGGCCGGGGGGCTCCTCTGGCGGGGAGGGCGAGCTCGACTGCTTGAGCTTCTGGCAGATCCTCGTCCCGGTCTTCTCCTCTTCGTGCAGCCTGGCGCGGGGAGCAAAGGGCTTTCGTCCACACGCATGGGTCACACACGTTTATACACGTGCAGGAGATGGCACAGGGAACACACTTGCACGTGTTCTCAGGACAAGCACGCACGCTATATACTTAAACCTGCATAAAGCTCACAAACCTGCCACAAAAAGCTGTGCACGTGCCCCCAGAGCGCTGATGAGAAAACACACAGGTACACACTCAGGCAAGCACagtgtacatacacacacttacCCTCCCCGGACATGCTTCCCCTCAGCACCTCCAGAACGTGCCCCCACCCGCAGCCCCTGTCCCCATCTTCTCCACGCCTTCCACAAGCGCCGGGCCACAGCCCAGTTTCCAGGAAGAGACAGCGCCGCCCAGGGGCATGGGGCTTCCCCCCAGCACCCTCTGCAGACACGGAGCCCTGAGCAGAGCCAGGCCCCGTCTCCCCTACCGATCCAGCAGGTACTTCAGGTACTCCGAGCAGTCCTGCTGGGTGCCGGGGCTGAACCAGGGTGTCCAGGATGCAGAAAGGAAGTTCTCTGGAGAAATGGCGGGACGCTGCAACCAAAGCGGGAGAGAGACAAGTCAGGAGCTGGGGGGCCACTCACCAACCAGCTCCACAGCGTGCCGGGCCTGAGGGTCACCCTGGGGAGTCACTGCCTCAAACTCCCAGCCTCCCCATTCATTCCCAGCTGTCCGTCCCTGACTTCTCCCATCCTTCCAAGTCCATGCCacctaagagcatggcatccacATAGAGGATGTGTTTTTCTTCCCTTGTTTGTTgccattccctctgcctgaaacacCCTTTCCCCTATCAGAAGCATAGCTTAGAGTTCAAGTCCCAGATGCACGGTCCCCTGTCCCACGCAGTCCTCCAAGGGCCACCATCCCCCTCATGATCAGCCTCCCCTACCCTGCGTGGAAACCACACACGCCTCGTTCTCTGCTTAAGCACTACAGTTCCAGTCTACAGGTCCATCTTCCCCACCAGACTGCGCCCTGTGAAAGCATGACTGGCTGATGCACCTCTGTGCCCCCGCCCCTGCAGAGGGCCTGGTGTGATGCCTGGTCAAGGCCTTTAGGTTCCATGAGGGCAGAGGCAGTGAATTGAACAAATACAGCCCTCAGGGTGCCTGGCAGTGTGAGTGCTCCAAAATGACAGCCGGCCAACAGAGCAACACCTCATACGATGAACTGGATCACCGACGGGAGCGAAGTGGGCAGCACCGCACAGGGGGGCTCTGCTGGCTCGCCCTCTCCTGCCCAGTCAGGGCACTGAGCCGGCCCCATGGGCTCTGCCCTTGAACCCACGCCCGCCTGGACTGGGGCCCAACAGCTTACAGCAAGCAGGGGCCTGGAGGCAAGTGCAGGCGGGTTCCGGTGAAGGCGAGGCGTCAGACCAGGCCTCCTCTCCAGCATGCCCCACACCCCCCAGCCCGCTCCCCCTGCACTCACCTGGCTGTGCTCCAGGAAGGCGAAGAGCCACTGCAGCTTCGTCATCAAGGGCTGCGAGTTGTTTTCGGTCAAACGGAGCACACAGTGTCTGAAACTTCAAAACAGAGCACCCAGAGTTAAGCCGGGGCACCCAAAGAGCCTCTAACTCACCCACACTGTGGCAACCCAAGGCCTCCAGGCCACAGGCAGGACAGACACTTGTAGCTCAACTCTGGGCCAGAATCCGGGCAGGGGGGCAGGTGAACAACTCGATTTGGACAATTAAATGACCCCTGCCATTCCCCTTCCAGTTCTAACAGCCCCTGGCTCCAAGAGCTCAATGTCCTAAGGTTCTAATATCTGAACTCTCAGACATGCTCCAGAGTCCATGCCAGTATCACCACCAGCCGCGCACACCCTCCGCCCTGCGTCCCTGGGTGATGGTGTTCAGACCGTCCAGAGTAGCAGGCCCCTACTCCAACCAGAGCCCCTTCCACTAGGACCACCCCCAAGTTGTTCCTCTTTCCTCAAATGAGCGAGGCAGGGGTCAATGTGAAGAATATGCTGAAAAAAAGAGGGCGCTGTGGGGGTAGACTGGGGCTCTTGACACGTCTGATCCTATGGGAGACGAGAAGAAGCCCTTCCTGACAACCACATCCCCTGGAACAACCCAGTTCCCAGGCCCCAGCTGAGCTCCTGTTCTCACAAAAAGCTCTGAGCATACAGGGGCAGTGTAACCAAAGTGTGGTCCACTTAGCAGGCTGTGACAAAGCAAGTTTGGAGAGAGCATTTAGAAACTTGTATAGTGATTTGACACCACTGTTATACAGACACATGATCATCACCTAGTAAGTCACTGCATTATATTGTACAAAAGTAGGAGTCTACAGCAGACTGGaaatccaaaaacaaaacaaagctagTCCTTCCCCAGGCAGCTTGAGAACCACAGCAGCAGTGGTGTCAGGAAGTCCTGGAGTTCAGCTCCAACCTCGTTCCCCTGGAGCTGAAGCTGAGAGGACAAACTGCCTGGAGCTCCTCCCACAGCCAAAAACAAGCCTTACTTTGAGACTTGTCAAAAAGATGCTGAAGTGTGGTACTGGTCAAAGAACAGGGGAACCGATAAatagaataaagagcccagaaacagaTCCCCATAAACACAGTCAAGTGATCTTTAATAAAGGAGCAAAGGCAGTAGAATGGGGCAGACACACTCTGGTCAACAAAATGGTACTGGAACAAGTACAcgtcccccaccaaaaaaaaggaaTCTGAACACAAACCCTACACCCatcacaaaagttaactcaaaatggatcataaaatGCTcaagtataaaactcctagaaaacaaCAAGAGAAAACCTAATGACCTTGAGTGTGGTGAATACCTTTTTAGAAAAATCACCAAAATAATAAGCCAAATttcattaaagttaaaatttttctgttacagtatcaagagaattccagaaaaagatctacttctgattcattgactaCAGTAAAGCCTAGCCAATGAAGGCTTTGACTGTAtaaatcacaagaaactgtggaaaattcttaaagagatggaaataacagaccaccttacctgcctgagAAACCCGtgtgcatgcaggtcaagaagcaacagttagaactggatatggaacaatggactggttcaaaattgggaaagaagtacatc
The genomic region above belongs to Bos taurus isolate L1 Dominette 01449 registration number 42190680 breed Hereford chromosome 29, ARS-UCD2.0, whole genome shotgun sequence and contains:
- the USP35 gene encoding ubiquitin carboxyl-terminal hydrolase 35, which translates into the protein MDKILEAVVTSSYPASVKQGLVRRVLEAARQPLEREQCLALLALGTRLYVSGADELPRRVGCQLLHVAGRHHPEVFAEFFSARRVLRLLQGGAGPPSARALACVQLCLQLLPEGPGADEVFALLRREVLRTVCERPGPAVCAQVARLLARHPRCVPDGPHRLLFCQQLVRCLGRFRCPAEGEEGAVEFLEQAQQVSGLLAQLWRAQPAAILPCLKELFAVISCTEEEPPSSALASVVQHLPLELMDGVVRNLSNDDSVTDSQMLTAISRMIDWVSWPLGKNIDKWIIALLKGLAAVKKFSILIEVSLAKIEKVFSKLLYPIVRGAALSVLKYMLLTFQHSHEAFHLLLPHIPPMVASLVKEDSNSGTSCLEQLAELVHCMVFRFPGFPDLYEPVMEAIKDLHVPNEDRIKQLLGQDAWTSQKSELAGFYPRLMAKSDTGKIGLINLGNTCYVNSILQALFMASDFRHCVLRLTENNSQPLMTKLQWLFAFLEHSQRPAISPENFLSASWTPWFSPGTQQDCSEYLKYLLDRLHEEEKTGTRICQKLKQSSSPSPPEEPPGPSATSVEKMFGGKIVTRICCLRCLNVSSREEAFTDLSLAFPPPERCRRHHHHHHHRRRRLGSVMLPAEDAGAQEPGSAGPRRQRKHCITGGVPPTILDMEGLGPHGLGGQSGQEEKVERGESTEEEEAAGEEEEEEEEEKVKAEVEEKVEEEKVKEEEKVKEKVEEEEERAAQEEKEKVEEEKEKVEEEKEKEMEEERAAQDKEEEVKKKVKEKVEEEEKVEEKEKEAQEEKEAAADGEEAAAGPGPGTLQSAAAASGDGSRSVLDLVNYFLSPERLTSENRYHCESCASLQDAEKVVELSQGPRYLILTLLRFSFDLRTMRRRKILDDVSVPLLLRLPLAGGRGQAYDLCSVVVHSGLSSESGHYYCYAREGAARPAPALGAAERPEPDNQWYLFNDTRVSFSSFESVSNVTSFFPKDTAYVLFYRQRPEEGSEAEPGSPRTRAEPTLHKDLMEAISKDNILFLQEQEKEARSRAAYISALPASPHWRRGFDDDKDEDKGPPGGCGPAGGSGGDFNRLVF